Proteins from a genomic interval of Zingiber officinale cultivar Zhangliang chromosome 1B, Zo_v1.1, whole genome shotgun sequence:
- the LOC121980838 gene encoding ubiquitin carboxyl-terminal hydrolase 14-like isoform X2, with amino-acid sequence MELLRSHLSRVRIPEPTNRIYKNECCVSFDTPRSEGGLYVDMSSFLAFGKEYVGWNYEKTGNPVYLHIQQRPKPVPEDRPLKKPTLLAIGVEGGFDYQEIEYEETHNIVILPEYVSLPFPSVELPEKIRLAVDAVLLAEGAERKEQLAAWTAEKKKVSTYALGLQQINNGVVVPPSGWKCCKCNKSDNLWLNLTDGMILCGRRNWDGSGGNNHAIEHYKETNFPLAVKLGTITADLESADVFSYPEDDTIEDPLLAQHLAFFGIDFSSLQKTEMTTAERELDQNTNFDWNRIQESGQEVELLFGPGYTGLLNLGNSCYMASTIQVVFTTHAFNARYHKNQSLKKAFAMAPSDPTLDLNMQLAKLAHGLLSGKYSLPVQQQEGVPPRMFKMVIAASHPEFSSMRQQDALEFFLHFLDQVERANTGNPALDPSRSFKFVIEERLQCPSGKVAYNKRSDYILSLNIPLHEATNKEQLEAFNKTKAEKKAEGKDLDSGEIVRPRVPLEACLASFSSTEEIHDFYSSALNTKTTAIKTAGLATFPDYLVLHMRKFVMEEGWVPKKLDVYIDVPDVIDITHMRSKGLQPGEELLPETGPTGEVESTQLVASEDIVSKLAAMGFNYLHCQKAAINTANAGVEEAMTWLLSHMDDPDIDEPISHNSHAMELQSVDETSVETLISFGFHEEVARKALKASGGNIEKATDWIFSHPEASSSMDTDATSNGMQDSDPGVPDGSGRYKLMAFISHMGPSTHCGHYVAHVHKDGKWVIFNDSKVGASVDPPKDMGYLYFYERIVD; translated from the exons ATGGAGCTTCTCCGCTCCCACCTCTCCAGAGTTCGCATCCCGGAGCCCACCAACCGCAtctacaagaacgagtgctgcGTCTCCTTCGACACACCG AGATCGGAAGGGGGTCTCTACGTTGATATGAGTTCGTTTCTTGCGTTTGGGAAGGAGTACGTTGGCTGGAACTACGAAAAGACAGGGAACCCAGTTTACCTTCACATACAGCAGCGACCGAAGCCTGTGCCTGAGGACCGGCCTCTAAAGAAACCAACTCTGCTTGCGATCG GTGTGGAGGGAGGATTTGATTATCAGGAAATTGAATATGAAGAAACTCACAATATTGTAATATTGCCTGAATATGTGTCTCTACCATTTCCTTCTGTTGAGTTGCCAGAGAAA ATTAGGCTAGCAGTTGATGCAGTTTTGTTGGCTGAAGGTGCTGAACGCAAAGAACAGTTAGCAGCTTGGACTgcggagaagaagaaagttagtaCTTATGCATTAGGTCTGCAACAGATTAATAATGGTGTTGTTGTGCCTCCATCTGGATGGAAATGTTGCAAATGCAATAAATCTGATAATCTGTGGCTGAATTTAACTGATGGAATGATACTTTGTGGTCGGAGAAATTGGGATGGAAGTGGTGGCAATAATCATGCCATCGAACACTACAAGGAAACAAATTTTCCTCTAGCTGTGAAACTTGGTACCATAACTGCAGACTTAGAAAGTGCAG ACGTTTTCTCATACCCCGAGGATGATACCATTGAGGATCCTTTATTAGCTCAACACCTGGCTTTTTTTGGTATCGATTTCTCATCATTGCAAAAG ACTGAAATGACTACTGCTGAAAGGGAACTTGACCAAAACACAAATTTTGACTGGAATCGTATCCAGGAAAGTGGGCAGGAGGTGGAGCTCTTATTTGGACCAGGCTATACTGGTCTTCTTAACCTTGGGAATAG TTGTTATATGGCATCAACAATTCAAGTGGTGTTTACAACTCATGCTTTCAATGCTAG ATATCACAAAAACCAAAGTCTGAAGAAGGCTTTTGCTATGGCTCCCTCTGATCCAACACTGGACTTGAATATGCAGCT GGCTAAACTAGCACATGGGTTGCTTTCTGGCAAATATTCTTTGCCAGTTCAACAG CAAGAAGGCGTCCCTCCTCGTATGTTCAAAATGGTTATTGCTGCTAGTCATCCTGAGTTTTCAAGTATGAGACAACAG GATGCACTCGAGTTTTTTCTGCATTTTCTTGACCAAGTTGAACGCGCCAATACTGGAAATCCTGCATTGGATCCTTCAAGGAGTTTCAAGTTTGTAATTGAAGAGAGACTTCAGTGCCCCTCTGGAAAAGTTGCTTATAACAAAAGATCAGATTATATTCTTTCTTTAAATATACCGCTACATGAGGCTACTAACAAAG AACAGCTTGAAGCCTTCAATAAGACCAAAGCAGAAAAAAAGGCAGAAGGGAAGGACCT AGATAGTGGTGAAATTGTAAGGCCAAGAGTCCCGTTGGAAGCATGCCTTGCTAGTTTTTCATCTACTGAAGAGATTCATGACTTTTATAGTTCAGCATTAAACACCAAGACAACTGCAATCAA GACTGCTGGTTTGGCTACTTTTCCTGATTACCTGGTTTTGCACATGAGGAAGTTTGTGATGGAAGAAGGATGGGTGCCAAAGAAGCTAG ATGTTTATATTGATGTACCTGATGTAATCGATATCACACATATGCGCAGCAAAGGTTTGCAGCCGGGAGAAGAATTACTGCCAGAAACAG GTCCCACTGGGGAAGTTGAATCCACCCAACTAGTTGCTAGCGAGGACATAGTTTCCAAACTTGCTGCTATGGGCTTCAATTACCTCCATTGTCAAAAGGCTGCCATAAACACTGCTAATGCTGGAGTTGAGGAAGCAATGACGTGGTTACTTTCTCACATGGATGATCCAG ATATAGATGAGCCTATTTCACATAACTCTCATGCAATGGAACTTCAATCTGTTGATGAGACAAGTGTTGAAACTTTAATTTCATTTGGCTTCCATGAAGAGGTTGCTAGAAAGGCATTAAAGGCATCT GGAGGGAACATAGAGAAAGCTACAGATTGGATATTTAGTCACCCTGAGGCCTCAAGCTCAATGGATACGGATGCAACCTCAAACGGCATGCAGGATAGTGATCCTGGAGTACCAGATGGAAGTGGAA GATACAAGCTCATGGCATTTATTAGTCACATGGGCCCTTCCACCCACTGTGGCCATTATGTGGCTCATGTACATAAAGATGGTAAATGGGTAATATTCAACGACAGCAAAGTTGGAGCCTCTGTGGATCCACCAAAAGACATGGGATACTTGTACTTCTACGAGAGAATAGTTGACTAA
- the LOC121980838 gene encoding ubiquitin carboxyl-terminal hydrolase 14-like isoform X1, with translation MELLRSHLSRVRIPEPTNRIYKNECCVSFDTPRSEGGLYVDMSSFLAFGKEYVGWNYEKTGNPVYLHIQQRPKPVPEDRPLKKPTLLAIGVEGGFDYQEIEYEETHNIVILPEYVSLPFPSVELPEKIRLAVDAVLLAEGAERKEQLAAWTAEKKKVSTYALGLQQINNGVVVPPSGWKCCKCNKSDNLWLNLTDGMILCGRRNWDGSGGNNHAIEHYKETNFPLAVKLGTITADLESADVFSYPEDDTIEDPLLAQHLAFFGIDFSSLQKTEMTTAERELDQNTNFDWNRIQESGQEVELLFGPGYTGLLNLGNSCYMASTIQVVFTTHAFNARYHKNQSLKKAFAMAPSDPTLDLNMQLAKLAHGLLSGKYSLPVQQKQEGVPPRMFKMVIAASHPEFSSMRQQDALEFFLHFLDQVERANTGNPALDPSRSFKFVIEERLQCPSGKVAYNKRSDYILSLNIPLHEATNKEQLEAFNKTKAEKKAEGKDLDSGEIVRPRVPLEACLASFSSTEEIHDFYSSALNTKTTAIKTAGLATFPDYLVLHMRKFVMEEGWVPKKLDVYIDVPDVIDITHMRSKGLQPGEELLPETGPTGEVESTQLVASEDIVSKLAAMGFNYLHCQKAAINTANAGVEEAMTWLLSHMDDPDIDEPISHNSHAMELQSVDETSVETLISFGFHEEVARKALKASGGNIEKATDWIFSHPEASSSMDTDATSNGMQDSDPGVPDGSGRYKLMAFISHMGPSTHCGHYVAHVHKDGKWVIFNDSKVGASVDPPKDMGYLYFYERIVD, from the exons ATGGAGCTTCTCCGCTCCCACCTCTCCAGAGTTCGCATCCCGGAGCCCACCAACCGCAtctacaagaacgagtgctgcGTCTCCTTCGACACACCG AGATCGGAAGGGGGTCTCTACGTTGATATGAGTTCGTTTCTTGCGTTTGGGAAGGAGTACGTTGGCTGGAACTACGAAAAGACAGGGAACCCAGTTTACCTTCACATACAGCAGCGACCGAAGCCTGTGCCTGAGGACCGGCCTCTAAAGAAACCAACTCTGCTTGCGATCG GTGTGGAGGGAGGATTTGATTATCAGGAAATTGAATATGAAGAAACTCACAATATTGTAATATTGCCTGAATATGTGTCTCTACCATTTCCTTCTGTTGAGTTGCCAGAGAAA ATTAGGCTAGCAGTTGATGCAGTTTTGTTGGCTGAAGGTGCTGAACGCAAAGAACAGTTAGCAGCTTGGACTgcggagaagaagaaagttagtaCTTATGCATTAGGTCTGCAACAGATTAATAATGGTGTTGTTGTGCCTCCATCTGGATGGAAATGTTGCAAATGCAATAAATCTGATAATCTGTGGCTGAATTTAACTGATGGAATGATACTTTGTGGTCGGAGAAATTGGGATGGAAGTGGTGGCAATAATCATGCCATCGAACACTACAAGGAAACAAATTTTCCTCTAGCTGTGAAACTTGGTACCATAACTGCAGACTTAGAAAGTGCAG ACGTTTTCTCATACCCCGAGGATGATACCATTGAGGATCCTTTATTAGCTCAACACCTGGCTTTTTTTGGTATCGATTTCTCATCATTGCAAAAG ACTGAAATGACTACTGCTGAAAGGGAACTTGACCAAAACACAAATTTTGACTGGAATCGTATCCAGGAAAGTGGGCAGGAGGTGGAGCTCTTATTTGGACCAGGCTATACTGGTCTTCTTAACCTTGGGAATAG TTGTTATATGGCATCAACAATTCAAGTGGTGTTTACAACTCATGCTTTCAATGCTAG ATATCACAAAAACCAAAGTCTGAAGAAGGCTTTTGCTATGGCTCCCTCTGATCCAACACTGGACTTGAATATGCAGCT GGCTAAACTAGCACATGGGTTGCTTTCTGGCAAATATTCTTTGCCAGTTCAACAG AAGCAAGAAGGCGTCCCTCCTCGTATGTTCAAAATGGTTATTGCTGCTAGTCATCCTGAGTTTTCAAGTATGAGACAACAG GATGCACTCGAGTTTTTTCTGCATTTTCTTGACCAAGTTGAACGCGCCAATACTGGAAATCCTGCATTGGATCCTTCAAGGAGTTTCAAGTTTGTAATTGAAGAGAGACTTCAGTGCCCCTCTGGAAAAGTTGCTTATAACAAAAGATCAGATTATATTCTTTCTTTAAATATACCGCTACATGAGGCTACTAACAAAG AACAGCTTGAAGCCTTCAATAAGACCAAAGCAGAAAAAAAGGCAGAAGGGAAGGACCT AGATAGTGGTGAAATTGTAAGGCCAAGAGTCCCGTTGGAAGCATGCCTTGCTAGTTTTTCATCTACTGAAGAGATTCATGACTTTTATAGTTCAGCATTAAACACCAAGACAACTGCAATCAA GACTGCTGGTTTGGCTACTTTTCCTGATTACCTGGTTTTGCACATGAGGAAGTTTGTGATGGAAGAAGGATGGGTGCCAAAGAAGCTAG ATGTTTATATTGATGTACCTGATGTAATCGATATCACACATATGCGCAGCAAAGGTTTGCAGCCGGGAGAAGAATTACTGCCAGAAACAG GTCCCACTGGGGAAGTTGAATCCACCCAACTAGTTGCTAGCGAGGACATAGTTTCCAAACTTGCTGCTATGGGCTTCAATTACCTCCATTGTCAAAAGGCTGCCATAAACACTGCTAATGCTGGAGTTGAGGAAGCAATGACGTGGTTACTTTCTCACATGGATGATCCAG ATATAGATGAGCCTATTTCACATAACTCTCATGCAATGGAACTTCAATCTGTTGATGAGACAAGTGTTGAAACTTTAATTTCATTTGGCTTCCATGAAGAGGTTGCTAGAAAGGCATTAAAGGCATCT GGAGGGAACATAGAGAAAGCTACAGATTGGATATTTAGTCACCCTGAGGCCTCAAGCTCAATGGATACGGATGCAACCTCAAACGGCATGCAGGATAGTGATCCTGGAGTACCAGATGGAAGTGGAA GATACAAGCTCATGGCATTTATTAGTCACATGGGCCCTTCCACCCACTGTGGCCATTATGTGGCTCATGTACATAAAGATGGTAAATGGGTAATATTCAACGACAGCAAAGTTGGAGCCTCTGTGGATCCACCAAAAGACATGGGATACTTGTACTTCTACGAGAGAATAGTTGACTAA
- the LOC121980854 gene encoding asparagine--tRNA ligase, cytoplasmic 1-like, with amino-acid sequence MDAVADRPDPPVREMEAASLSIDPALEPARPRTFIKSIVSGEVGVLVGQKVVVGGWVKTGREQGKGSFAFLELNDGSCLSNLQVIVDAAVYPLSELVPTGTSVLVEGELKKPPEGTKQRVELRVEKVLEIGPVDPAKYPLPKTRLTLEFLRDFMHLRARTNTISAIARIRDELAYATHTFFRQNGFRYIHTPIITTSDCEGAGEMFQVTTLFSDAEKLEKELQQNPPPSESDVEAAKLLVKEKGEVVSLLKSSKASKEEIVASVAELNKAKENASKLEERYNLKPGLPRKDDKIDYARDFFGRQAFLTVSGQLQVETYACALGNVYTFGPTFRAEHSHTSRHLAEFWMVEPEIAFANLEDDMNYAENYVKFLCQWLLDNCREDMEFMVKNYDKTAIERLELVSSMPFERISYTKAVQLLVNVTDRKFENKVEWGIDLASEHERYLTEVIFKKPVIVYNYPKGIKAFYMRLNDDKKTVAAMDVLVPKVGELIGGSQREERLEILIKRIEDSGLPLEPYEWYLDLRRFGTVKHSGFGLGFERMLLFATGIDNIRDVIPFPRYPGRADL; translated from the exons ATGGACGCCGTCGCCGATCGACCCGATCCACCTGTGCGCGAGATGGAGGCGGCCTCCCTCTCGATTGACCCCGCGCTGGAGCCCGCCCGCCCCCGCACCTTCATCAAGTCGATCGTCTCCGGCGAGGTCGGGGTCCTCGTCGGTCAGAAGGTCGTCGTCGGCGGTTGGGTCAAGACAGGGCGCGAGCAGGGGAAGGGTTCCTTTGCGTTCCTCGAGCTCAATGATGGCTCCTGCCTCTCGAACCTCCAGGTGATCGTCGACGCGGCCGTGTACCCTTTGTCCGAGCTGGTGCCCACCGGCACCTCCGTGCTGGTCGAGGGCGAGCTCAAGAAGCCGCCCGAGGGAACCAAGCAGAGAGTCGAGCTTAGGGTGGAGAAGGTACTGGAGATTGGGCCCGTGGATCCGGCGAAGTACCCGCTCCCCAAGACGCGGCTTACTCTCGAATTTCTTCGCGATTTCATGCATCTCCGTGCCCGTACCAACACG ATATCCGCAATTGCCCGAATTCGGGATGAGCTGGCTTATGCAACCCATACATTCTTCAGGCAAAATGGATTTcggtacatacatactcctataATTACCACAAGTGATTGTGAGGGAGCTGGCGAGATGTTCCAAGTTACCACACTCTTTAGTGACGCTGAGAAGTTGGAGAAAGAGTTGCAACAGAATCCTCCACCATCAGAATCTGATGTTGAGGCTGCTAAGCTTCTTGTCAAAGAGAAAGGAGAGGTCGTCTCGCTGCTAAAATCATCAAAAGCTAGCAAGGAAGAGATTGTTGCCTCTGTTGCTGAactaaacaaagcaaaggaaaatgCATCAAAGCTTGAAGAAAGATATAATTTGAAACCCGGGCTTCCTCGGAAGGATGACAAGATTGACTATGCACGTGACTTTTTTGGGAGACAAGCTTTTCTTACAGTATCTGGCCAGCTTCAGGTTGAGACATATGCTTGTGCTCTTGGAAACGTGTATACCTTTGGACCAACTTTTCGAGCAGAACACTCCCACACATCACGCCATTTGGCCGAATTTTGGATGGTTGAGCCAGAGATAGCATTTGCCAATCTGGAG GATGATATGAACTATGCTGAGAACTATGTGAAGTTTCTTTGCCAATGGTTACTTGATAATTGTCGGGAAGACATGGAATTTATGGTCAAGAACTATGATAAGACGGCTATAGAGCGTTTAGAGCTTGTTTCATCAATGCCGTTTGAACGCATTTCATACACCAAGGCTGTGCAGCTTCTAGTCAATGTGACAGACAGGAAGTTTGAGAACAAGGTGGAATGGGGAATTGATTTAGCATCAGAGCATGAAAG GTATTTGACAGAGGTGATATTCAAGAAGCCAGTCATTGTATATAACTATCCAAAAGGCATTAAAGCATTTTATATGAGGCTCAATGATGATAAAAAAACAGTAGCTGCTATGGATGTGCTTGTGCCCAAG GTTGGTGAGCTAATTGGCGGAAGCCAAAGAGAGGAGCGTTTAGAGATTCTCATTAAAAG AATTGAAGATTCAGGGTTGCCTCTTGAGCCCTATGAATGGTACCTCGATCTCCGACGTTTTGGCACTGTTAAGCACAGTGGATTTGGC